The Pyrodictium delaneyi genome contains a region encoding:
- a CDS encoding complex I subunit 5 family protein has translation MLGVPVAYATSLIVLGLGAAAVLAGRRAASIISITVSAIITLLANGDAVCRSWLAVVNAPVCMGLDTVSKLFAALSALVAITVIVYAGRAGVTCRGGEAVFEIVVTAIHASVIGLVYAYSLPLFYVFWELVLIVSTVLVWLWSPRRAPEFFIYMHAGSLLLLVAVGALLAANAPVFGGNVVDASLSTIALPLALIAFAIKLGVFPFHTWLPRTYTSVPPFAAGLLAGVVTSIGAYGMYRFTTGFHWPHQTTAMLEAAMWLGITSAIVGALRALSANRLGFIASYSSIGHSGIIYAGLAAGHPLAAAGGVLAALAHGIVKPLFFLVAGVLEKQSGSDDIRSMGVFARSMPVTAFAAFVAAMSLAGAPPFAMFPGELLIVLGVGRVYGIAAVAALALAVLSSAAYALRFWLRVFWHPSVTVPRTLPSEAPSRLLVPLLILAAAAIALGVLPGPIVDSIVSLIR, from the coding sequence GTGCTCGGCGTACCAGTAGCGTATGCGACGTCGCTAATAGTGCTTGGATTAGGTGCTGCAGCAGTCCTAGCTGGTAGGAGGGCAGCCTCAATAATCTCGATAACAGTGTCCGCTATTATTACGCTGCTTGCCAACGGCGACGCTGTATGTCGTTCATGGTTAGCTGTCGTCAACGCTCCAGTGTGTATGGGGCTAGACACTGTCTCGAAGCTCTTCGCAGCCCTCTCTGCCCTAGTAGCGATAACAGTCATAGTATATGCAGGCAGAGCTGGCGTAACATGTAGAGGAGGGGAGGCAGTCTTTGAGATAGTTGTAACTGCTATACATGCTTCGGTTATTGGGCTCGTCTACGCCTATAGCTTGCCGCTCTTCTATGTGTTCTGGGAACTAGTACTCATAGTGTCCACGGTGCTAGTTTGGCTCTGGAGCCCTAGAAGAGCCCCAGAATTCTTCATATACATGCATGCAGGCTCCCTGCTACTTCTCGTAGCGGTAGGCGCCCTACTAGCAGCCAATGCCCCGGTCTTCGGAGGCAATGTCGTGGATGCTAGCCTATCAACAATAGCGCTACCATTGGCACTTATAGCTTTTGCAATAAAACTCGGTGTCTTCCCATTCCACACATGGCTCCCACGTACCTACACCTCAGTGCCCCCATTCGCGGCAGGCTTACTCGCAGGCGTGGTCACAAGCATCGGCGCCTACGGAATGTACAGGTTCACGACAGGATTCCACTGGCCCCACCAAACCACAGCCATGCTAGAGGCCGCGATGTGGCTGGGCATAACCTCGGCAATAGTGGGAGCCCTCCGAGCCCTCTCAGCTAACCGGTTAGGCTTCATAGCCTCCTACAGCAGCATTGGGCACTCCGGCATAATCTACGCCGGGCTTGCCGCTGGCCATCCCCTGGCGGCCGCTGGTGGAGTACTAGCAGCCCTGGCACACGGCATCGTAAAGCCCCTCTTCTTCCTCGTAGCAGGAGTGCTCGAGAAGCAGAGCGGAAGCGACGACATACGCAGCATGGGAGTTTTCGCCCGCAGCATGCCCGTCACAGCCTTCGCAGCCTTCGTAGCAGCCATGAGTCTGGCCGGGGCACCGCCCTTTGCAATGTTCCCAGGTGAGCTACTCATAGTCCTAGGGGTAGGGCGGGTCTACGGCATAGCAGCAGTCGCTGCGCTAGCACTTGCTGTATTATCCTCTGCAGCCTATGCGCTTAGGTTCTGGCTACGAGTATTCTGGCATCCGTCGGTAACGGTTCCTCGTACACTGCCTTCTGAGGCTCCGTCTAGGCTTCTTGTACCACTCCTCATCCTAGCAGCGGCCGCAATAGCTCTAGGTGTATTGCCGGGCCCCATCGTGGACAGTATAGTCAGTCTAATCCGCTAG
- a CDS encoding proton-conducting transporter membrane subunit: MDVYQLLTLVAGVPLAAAAIAAVLPRRAAAATTLATMIYMMVIVWVLPQGMVRYAGLNILYVTTEYNAMAVLLLLAEILALASLVDELDKVRAPLVILAVLGGFLVLYSASLLTLLAGIETAAAALAGLYSLGGRRSGEVAVKYLYSSILATALIIVGMGLLYSQGFHSFTEAPLGGVSWATLPVLLGLVFLTAGLALEAGLAPFYMWLPDVVQGAHLLGVVTAILLVDAPVLLVFFKLIASSGVLLGPIIAALLVLLAMASMVVGEFSALAQKELRRMIGYSMVSDAGYTVLLAVVYALSGIRDPLVPIYFITASNMSIALVITAHRYEKTSIGKIAQVTGLLSLAGTPPLYGFAAKLSVVAAFAAAGYTWLAVVSAIFFLVSAVYIFRYLIMGGYQVSHGVNVPWLPLLAYSLLLLVLGVYPGLVPMLGGG, encoded by the coding sequence ATGGACGTATACCAGCTACTAACCCTGGTAGCCGGCGTTCCTCTAGCCGCCGCAGCTATCGCTGCTGTCCTTCCGCGCCGTGCAGCAGCAGCCACGACACTAGCCACAATGATCTACATGATGGTAATTGTTTGGGTATTGCCCCAGGGTATGGTAAGGTATGCTGGCCTAAACATCCTATACGTGACGACGGAGTATAATGCTATGGCGGTACTCCTCCTACTGGCAGAGATACTAGCCCTAGCCAGTCTAGTAGATGAGCTAGATAAGGTGAGGGCACCGCTAGTTATCTTAGCCGTTCTAGGCGGGTTCCTCGTGCTCTACTCGGCTAGCCTACTAACCTTGCTCGCCGGTATAGAGACGGCTGCCGCCGCCTTAGCCGGTCTCTATAGTCTTGGAGGCCGGCGTAGTGGAGAAGTTGCAGTGAAGTACCTTTACTCGTCGATACTGGCGACAGCCCTCATAATTGTTGGCATGGGGCTACTCTACAGTCAGGGCTTTCACAGCTTTACCGAAGCACCCCTGGGAGGGGTGTCATGGGCGACTCTCCCTGTGCTCCTTGGCCTCGTCTTCCTCACAGCGGGGCTGGCGCTTGAGGCCGGACTTGCACCATTCTATATGTGGCTGCCCGATGTAGTCCAAGGCGCTCACTTGCTCGGAGTGGTTACTGCCATCCTACTTGTAGATGCTCCAGTATTATTGGTGTTCTTCAAGCTGATAGCCTCCTCGGGAGTCTTGCTCGGCCCAATAATCGCGGCGCTCCTTGTCCTCCTAGCAATGGCGAGCATGGTTGTGGGCGAATTCTCTGCTCTAGCTCAGAAGGAGCTACGTCGCATGATAGGCTACAGTATGGTGAGCGACGCTGGCTACACTGTCCTGCTCGCAGTCGTCTACGCGCTATCTGGTATACGCGACCCTCTAGTCCCGATATACTTCATAACAGCTAGCAACATGTCCATAGCCCTGGTAATAACTGCTCACCGTTACGAAAAGACAAGCATCGGCAAAATAGCACAAGTGACGGGGTTACTCAGCCTAGCCGGGACGCCGCCACTCTATGGGTTTGCCGCGAAACTCTCAGTAGTAGCAGCATTCGCTGCAGCTGGATACACTTGGCTAGCAGTAGTATCGGCAATCTTCTTCCTAGTATCAGCGGTCTACATCTTCCGTTACTTGATAATGGGTGGATATCAAGTATCCCATGGCGTCAACGTCCCCTGGCTCCCTCTCCTTGCGTATTCGCTGCTTCTACTCGTGCTGGGAGTCTATCCCGGCCTAGTCCCCATGCTTGGAGGTGGCTAA
- a CDS encoding NADH-quinone oxidoreductase subunit B family protein, producing MLSRSPWLLHFNTGACNGCDIEVLAALTPLYDPERFGIRLAPNPRHADIIIVTGALTKKSAERLRRLYEQTPDPKHVVAVGTCAISGNVFRNSYSVVGGADNVVPVDLYIPGCPPRPDAILQAIVRLLKSIREEADRIEAAKTVAEEQ from the coding sequence ATGCTCTCACGTTCACCCTGGTTACTCCACTTTAACACCGGCGCATGCAACGGCTGTGACATAGAGGTTCTTGCGGCCCTAACACCCCTCTACGATCCAGAACGCTTCGGTATAAGACTGGCCCCGAACCCTCGGCATGCCGACATAATCATTGTGACGGGTGCACTAACCAAGAAGTCTGCTGAGAGACTTCGTCGTCTCTACGAACAGACACCTGACCCAAAACACGTGGTTGCAGTTGGTACATGTGCTATCTCTGGCAATGTGTTCCGCAATAGCTACAGTGTAGTTGGTGGAGCCGACAACGTCGTGCCGGTGGATCTCTATATTCCCGGATGCCCGCCGCGTCCTGACGCGATACTCCAGGCCATAGTTAGGCTCCTTAAGAGTATCCGAGAGGAGGCTGACAGAATTGAAGCAGCTAAAACTGTGGCTGAAGAACAGTAA